One Atribacterota bacterium genomic window carries:
- the dnaB gene encoding replicative DNA helicase, whose product MELTRSAPQNISAEQATLGSILLEKDSILNCIEILQPEDFYKSAHQIIYQCALDLFEKNQAVDLVTLTEELKKMKQLDDVGGASYLATLMSSVPTAANVVYYAKIVEEKAILRKLINHATQIVTMGYEEQEEARVLLDKAENLIFDVSQQKIKNFFSPLKDLLTESFEKIEDLYHSGNFITGVPSGFITFDELTTGFQRSELVIVAGRPSMGKTAFCLNIAQFAAMQHKIPVAIFSLEMSKSQIVQRMLCSEARIDTHALRRGIMPEEDWPKLSLAAGRLSAAPIFVDDTAGISPLEIKAKARRLKAKHELGLILIDYLQLIQTGLKIENRQQEISQISRSLKGLARELNIPVIAVSQLSRAVEQRSNQRPRLSDLRESGALEQDADVVVFIYREEYYKPKSSKKGIAEVIISKQRNGPTGTVELAFLKEYTRFENLARIAEEAE is encoded by the coding sequence ATGGAATTAACCAGAAGTGCTCCCCAAAATATTAGTGCGGAACAAGCTACTTTAGGTTCTATTCTTTTAGAAAAGGATTCCATATTAAATTGTATAGAGATTTTACAACCGGAAGATTTTTATAAAAGCGCCCATCAAATAATTTATCAATGTGCTCTTGATTTATTTGAAAAGAACCAAGCAGTAGATTTAGTAACTCTAACGGAAGAGCTAAAAAAAATGAAGCAGTTGGATGATGTGGGAGGCGCTTCTTACCTGGCAACTTTAATGAGCAGTGTCCCTACTGCTGCCAATGTCGTTTATTATGCCAAAATCGTGGAAGAAAAGGCAATTTTAAGAAAATTAATTAATCATGCTACCCAGATTGTTACTATGGGTTATGAAGAACAGGAAGAGGCACGGGTATTACTGGATAAGGCGGAAAACCTTATTTTTGATGTATCTCAACAAAAAATTAAGAATTTCTTTAGCCCCCTTAAGGATTTACTAACAGAAAGTTTTGAAAAGATTGAAGATTTATATCATAGTGGAAATTTTATCACTGGGGTTCCTTCTGGTTTTATAACATTTGACGAATTAACCACTGGTTTTCAACGTTCAGAGTTGGTAATTGTTGCCGGAAGACCATCTATGGGAAAAACAGCTTTTTGTCTAAATATTGCTCAATTTGCCGCTATGCAGCATAAGATTCCGGTGGCTATTTTTAGTTTGGAAATGTCTAAATCACAAATAGTACAGAGGATGTTATGCTCAGAGGCTCGTATTGACACCCATGCTTTGCGCAGGGGGATAATGCCGGAAGAAGACTGGCCTAAATTATCTCTGGCTGCTGGTCGATTATCCGCTGCACCTATCTTTGTTGATGATACTGCAGGAATATCGCCATTGGAAATTAAAGCAAAAGCCCGAAGATTAAAAGCTAAACATGAATTAGGTCTTATTCTTATTGATTATCTTCAGCTAATTCAGACTGGACTAAAAATTGAAAACCGTCAGCAAGAAATATCACAAATTTCCCGATCTCTGAAAGGCCTTGCCCGGGAATTAAATATTCCGGTAATAGCGGTATCACAGTTATCAAGAGCTGTAGAACAACGATCTAATCAACGACCCCGTCTTTCGGATTTAAGGGAGAGCGGAGCTTTAGAACAGGATGCTGATGTTGTAGTATTTATATATCGAGAAGAATATTATAAACCAAAAAGCAGTAAAAAGGGAATTGCCGAGGTGATTATCAGCAAGCAAAGAAATGGACCTACAGGGACTGTAGAATTAGCTTTCTTAAAAGAATATACCCGTTTTGAGAACTTAGCCAGAATAGCAGAAGAAGCTGAATAA
- the rplI gene encoding 50S ribosomal protein L9 translates to MKVILKENIDNLGYTGDVVEVNRGYARNFLFPRGLAIEYSSGNLKFIEHLKKKEWEKRNREILEAKELAEKLNQLEIVFTVKAGKDGKLFGSITHKDIAQYLEDNCQIEIDRKKIEHNEPMKKIGNYQVSVRLHKEVNAQLSIKIIPEEEMKKEEEVPTEQKQEEGKIEQKDKE, encoded by the coding sequence ATGAAGGTTATATTAAAAGAAAATATTGATAATTTGGGGTATACTGGAGATGTAGTAGAGGTTAATAGGGGGTATGCCCGAAATTTTTTATTTCCCAGAGGTTTAGCCATTGAATATTCCAGTGGTAATTTGAAATTTATTGAACATCTCAAGAAGAAAGAATGGGAAAAAAGAAATCGAGAAATATTAGAAGCAAAAGAATTAGCAGAGAAGCTTAATCAGCTTGAAATAGTTTTTACAGTGAAAGCAGGTAAGGATGGAAAATTATTTGGATCTATCACCCATAAAGATATTGCCCAGTATTTGGAAGATAATTGTCAGATAGAGATTGACCGTAAAAAGATTGAGCATAATGAACCTATGAAAAAAATTGGAAACTATCAGGTGAGCGTTCGTTTGCATAAAGAAGTAAATGCCCAGTTAAGTATCAAGATAATTCCGGAGGAGGAAATGAAGAAGGAAGAAGAGGTTCCCACTGAGCAAAAACAAGAGGAAGGAAAAATAGAACAGAAAGATAAGGAATAA